The following coding sequences are from one Ancylobacter sp. TS-1 window:
- a CDS encoding cysteine rich repeat-containing protein, producing MFRFAFGLAALLLAFTAGSASAQTMSYAEAGALISKSCGPSIERFCAKDNLGTGEIRNCLMSHQDQVPQQCFDDYAAARASIAKRIAAQGDAYSVCNGSIREFCAGIQPGDANILTCLQTASKVVRPACKQVLNDAGWWN from the coding sequence ATGTTCCGATTTGCATTCGGGTTGGCAGCGTTGCTGCTGGCCTTCACGGCCGGCAGCGCGTCGGCCCAGACCATGAGCTACGCCGAGGCCGGGGCGCTCATCTCCAAGAGCTGCGGCCCGTCCATCGAGCGCTTCTGCGCGAAGGACAATCTCGGCACCGGCGAGATCCGCAACTGCCTGATGTCGCATCAGGACCAGGTGCCGCAGCAGTGCTTCGACGATTATGCCGCCGCGCGCGCCTCGATCGCCAAGCGCATCGCCGCGCAGGGCGACGCCTACAGCGTCTGCAATGGCAGCATCCGCGAGTTCTGCGCCGGCATTCAGCCCGGTGACGCCAACATTCTGACCTGCCTGCAGACCGCCAGCAAAGTCGTGCGTCCGGCCTGCAAGCAGGTGCTGAACGACGCCGGCTGGTGGAACTGA
- a CDS encoding RidA family protein translates to MSIKRIEVGPRMSEAVIHGSVVYLAGQVAKGETVTAQTEAVLASIDALLAQAGTDKSKLLTATIYLADIATFAEMNAVWDKWVSAGNTPARATVQALLATPDYKVEIVVKAAL, encoded by the coding sequence ATGAGCATCAAGAGAATCGAGGTCGGTCCGCGCATGAGCGAGGCCGTCATTCACGGGTCGGTCGTCTATCTGGCGGGGCAGGTCGCCAAGGGCGAGACCGTCACGGCGCAGACGGAGGCCGTGCTCGCGTCGATCGACGCGCTTCTGGCGCAGGCCGGCACCGACAAGTCCAAGCTGCTGACGGCGACCATCTACCTCGCCGACATCGCGACCTTCGCCGAGATGAACGCGGTGTGGGACAAGTGGGTCTCGGCCGGCAACACGCCCGCCCGCGCCACCGTCCAGGCCCTGCTGGCGACGCCCGACTACAAGGTCGAGATCGTGGTGAAGGCCGCCCTCTGA
- a CDS encoding ABC transporter ATP-binding protein: MRGKDVRLDQVSIRFGDSTAVQPTDLAIHAGEFFSILGPSGCGKTTLLRTISGFIQPTEGRVLIGGEDMGGKGPNERPTALIFQNLALFPLMSVAENVAFGLEARGVARHDRQRRAQELLELVALSGFGDKKPADLSGGQRQRVAIARALAVEPAVLLLDEPLSALDLKLRQHMRTELRAIQKRVGITFIYITHDQGEALAMSDRVAVMSRGRLEQVADADLLYAEPATPFVATFVGEQNVLRGTVASLTDDFTGVDTPVGRIEGRIKGPLRVGEEALVMVRPERITLGGGATNAVASRLVSRNLEGPSVNLLCAAAGQTLTVTVANGPSARELPEELMLSFGVDDALVFPMGALAHG, translated from the coding sequence ATGCGCGGCAAGGACGTCCGTCTCGATCAGGTTTCCATCCGCTTCGGCGATTCGACCGCCGTCCAGCCGACCGACCTTGCCATCCATGCCGGCGAGTTCTTCTCCATCCTCGGCCCCTCCGGCTGCGGAAAGACGACGCTGCTGCGGACCATCTCCGGCTTCATCCAGCCGACCGAAGGCCGCGTGCTGATCGGCGGCGAGGACATGGGTGGCAAGGGGCCGAACGAGCGCCCCACCGCCCTCATCTTCCAGAATCTCGCGCTGTTCCCGCTGATGAGCGTGGCCGAGAACGTCGCCTTCGGGCTGGAGGCACGCGGCGTCGCCAGGCACGACCGGCAGCGCCGGGCGCAGGAACTGCTGGAACTGGTGGCGCTTAGCGGCTTCGGCGACAAGAAGCCGGCGGACTTGTCCGGCGGCCAGCGCCAGCGCGTCGCCATCGCCCGCGCCCTTGCCGTCGAGCCCGCCGTCCTGCTGCTCGACGAGCCGCTCTCCGCGCTGGACCTGAAGCTGCGCCAGCACATGCGCACCGAGTTGCGCGCCATCCAGAAGCGCGTCGGCATCACCTTCATCTACATCACCCACGACCAGGGCGAGGCGCTCGCCATGTCCGACCGCGTCGCGGTGATGAGCCGCGGCCGTCTTGAACAGGTGGCCGACGCCGATCTCCTCTACGCCGAGCCGGCGACGCCCTTCGTCGCTACCTTCGTCGGCGAGCAGAATGTGCTGCGCGGCACGGTCGCCAGCCTCACCGACGACTTCACCGGCGTCGACACCCCGGTCGGCCGCATCGAGGGGCGGATCAAGGGCCCGCTGCGGGTCGGCGAGGAGGCGCTGGTAATGGTCCGGCCCGAACGCATCACCCTCGGCGGCGGTGCCACCAATGCGGTCGCCTCACGCCTCGTCTCGCGCAATCTGGAAGGCCCCTCGGTCAATCTCCTGTGCGCCGCCGCCGGCCAAACCCTGACCGTGACCGTTGCCAACGGCCCCTCGGCGCGCGAACTGCCGGAGGAGCTGATGCTCTCCTTCGGCGTCGACGACGCGCTGGTCTTCCCGATGGGGGCCCTCGCCCATGGGTAG
- a CDS encoding OmpA family protein yields the protein MTRITRFVGGIALAAMMAAPLASTATAQTPDSDAQIMQGLSQATMFDPSLTAQVLRQMAQDAVARNAPLTLDKSEIAKRLDKLAQITVQIQFALGSDIIRPESYRTLGAIADAMHHPILWNYKFIVVGNTDTTGTRAFNLKLSQQRAEAIVQALVTVFGISPARLEAVGLGQEALQVPSKPQDPINRRVQIFTIGTVGPMGKPVPTNAP from the coding sequence ATGACCCGTATTACCCGTTTCGTCGGGGGCATCGCCCTCGCAGCCATGATGGCGGCACCGCTCGCCAGCACGGCGACCGCGCAGACGCCCGACTCCGACGCGCAGATCATGCAGGGCCTGTCGCAGGCCACCATGTTCGATCCGTCGCTCACCGCCCAGGTGCTGCGCCAGATGGCTCAGGACGCGGTGGCCAGGAACGCGCCGCTGACGCTGGACAAGTCCGAGATCGCCAAGCGGCTCGACAAGCTGGCGCAGATCACTGTGCAGATCCAGTTTGCGCTCGGCTCGGACATCATCCGCCCCGAGTCCTACCGGACGCTCGGCGCCATCGCCGATGCGATGCACCACCCGATCCTGTGGAACTACAAGTTCATCGTCGTCGGCAACACCGACACGACCGGCACGCGTGCCTTCAACCTGAAGCTCAGCCAGCAGCGCGCCGAGGCGATCGTGCAGGCGCTGGTGACGGTGTTCGGCATTTCGCCGGCCCGGCTCGAGGCCGTCGGCCTCGGCCAGGAGGCGCTGCAGGTGCCCTCCAAGCCGCAGGACCCGATCAATCGCCGCGTGCAGATCTTCACCATCGGCACCGTCGGCCCGATGGGCAAGCCTGTTCCGACCAACGCGCCCTGA
- a CDS encoding sulfite oxidase-like oxidoreductase yields the protein MSDDAEPPSSPDAASPPSDTKLTLTKQRWAREGKFLTGRVTRPEEDRLPPGQHLVRDWPVLDLGIQPRVPLDRWRLDVDGAVENPVSWDWETFRAQKQTRETTDIHCVTTWSRYDNHWEGVSTRDLLDVVMPKADAHFVMLHSHDGYNTNLALEDFAAEDALIVHSWEGQPLTREHGGPVRLVVPHLYFWKSAKWLKRIEFRSFDKRGFWEENGYHNHADPWKEERYSADE from the coding sequence ATGAGTGACGACGCCGAACCGCCTTCCTCTCCCGACGCAGCCTCTCCACCCTCCGACACCAAGCTCACCCTGACCAAGCAGCGCTGGGCGCGCGAGGGCAAGTTCCTGACCGGACGGGTGACACGGCCGGAAGAGGACCGCCTGCCGCCCGGCCAGCATCTCGTGCGCGACTGGCCGGTTCTGGACCTCGGCATACAGCCGCGTGTGCCGCTCGACCGCTGGCGGCTCGATGTCGACGGTGCCGTCGAGAATCCCGTCTCCTGGGACTGGGAGACCTTCCGGGCGCAGAAGCAGACCCGCGAAACCACCGACATCCACTGCGTCACCACCTGGTCGCGCTACGACAACCACTGGGAAGGCGTGTCGACGCGCGACCTGCTCGACGTGGTGATGCCGAAGGCGGACGCGCATTTCGTCATGCTGCACTCCCATGACGGCTACAACACCAACCTCGCCCTTGAGGATTTCGCCGCCGAGGATGCGTTGATCGTCCATAGCTGGGAGGGGCAGCCGCTCACCCGCGAGCATGGCGGGCCGGTGCGGCTGGTGGTGCCGCATCTGTATTTCTGGAAAAGCGCCAAGTGGCTGAAGCGCATCGAGTTCCGCAGCTTCGACAAGCGCGGCTTCTGGGAGGAGAACGGCTATCACAACCACGCCGACCCCTGGAAGGAAGAGCGCTATTCCGCCGATGAGTGA
- a CDS encoding extracellular solute-binding protein has protein sequence MTRFSRRDLMKAGAFALAAPAVLRAHDALATSGSLNVYAWGDYFDKNTLLADFTNATGVTVNLSTYGSNEECENKLRAAGGKGFDIVFPSVDTGPNYYKDNLLQPIDEAKFKSSLIIPSIYRNSLTLGAAYRGKRYLVPFDWGTEGVTWDSTKFPDKKSGEISYGDMWLAGNPKQTAIRQKSVFNGVALYLDATGELKSDRGLDLYKSEADSRRVFEGVLKYILAHKGNIGAYWNNATEATAAFTDAGCTIGQTWDTTGILLHRNTDKKWRYGMPKEGGLAWTDTLGIPAGAANVEQAYAFANFIYQPEVGARFANTTGYNSAAAGAGQFLSDEARSAFEAAYPAGTIDNLFWWPMQTDFYAKLRGEYVEKLTNS, from the coding sequence ATGACCCGCTTTTCGCGTCGCGACCTGATGAAAGCCGGCGCCTTCGCGCTTGCCGCGCCAGCCGTGCTGCGCGCCCACGATGCGCTCGCCACCTCCGGTTCGCTCAACGTCTATGCCTGGGGCGACTATTTCGACAAGAACACCCTGCTGGCCGACTTCACCAACGCCACGGGCGTGACGGTGAACCTGTCGACCTACGGCTCCAACGAAGAGTGCGAGAACAAGCTGCGCGCTGCCGGCGGCAAGGGCTTCGACATCGTGTTCCCGTCGGTGGATACCGGCCCGAACTACTACAAGGACAACCTGCTTCAGCCGATCGACGAGGCGAAGTTCAAGTCCTCCCTGATCATCCCGTCCATCTACCGCAACTCGCTCACGCTCGGCGCCGCCTATCGCGGCAAGCGCTATCTGGTGCCGTTCGACTGGGGCACCGAGGGCGTCACCTGGGATTCGACGAAGTTCCCGGACAAGAAGTCGGGCGAAATCTCCTATGGCGACATGTGGCTGGCCGGCAATCCCAAGCAGACCGCCATCCGCCAGAAGTCGGTGTTCAACGGCGTGGCGCTCTATCTCGACGCCACCGGCGAGCTGAAGTCCGACCGCGGCCTCGACCTGTACAAGTCCGAGGCCGACTCGCGCCGCGTCTTCGAGGGCGTGCTGAAGTACATCCTCGCCCATAAGGGCAATATCGGCGCCTACTGGAACAACGCCACCGAGGCGACCGCCGCCTTCACCGACGCCGGCTGCACCATCGGCCAGACGTGGGACACCACCGGCATCCTGCTCCACCGCAACACCGACAAGAAGTGGCGTTACGGCATGCCGAAGGAAGGTGGCCTGGCCTGGACCGACACGCTCGGCATCCCGGCCGGCGCGGCCAATGTCGAGCAGGCCTACGCCTTCGCCAACTTCATCTACCAGCCCGAGGTCGGCGCCCGCTTCGCCAACACCACCGGCTACAACAGCGCGGCGGCCGGCGCGGGCCAGTTCCTCTCCGACGAGGCCCGCTCGGCCTTCGAGGCGGCCTATCCGGCCGGCACCATCGACAACCTGTTCTGGTGGCCGATGCAGACGGACTTCTACGCCAAGCTGCGCGGCGAGTACGTCGAGAAGCTGACCAACAGCTGA
- the cutA gene encoding divalent-cation tolerance protein CutA, translated as MVYTTWPEAVEAEAAGRAIVADGLAACINIVPGMVSIYRWQGEIERAQEVVVIFKTRADLAEAVAQAVRARHPYETPAVLFLPVAGGNADFLDWIAAETEG; from the coding sequence ATGGTCTATACGACGTGGCCCGAGGCCGTCGAGGCGGAGGCGGCGGGGCGGGCCATTGTCGCCGATGGCCTGGCCGCCTGCATCAATATAGTGCCCGGCATGGTCTCGATCTATCGCTGGCAGGGCGAGATCGAGCGCGCGCAGGAGGTGGTGGTGATCTTCAAGACCCGTGCCGACCTCGCCGAGGCCGTCGCGCAGGCCGTGCGCGCCCGCCACCCTTATGAGACGCCGGCCGTGCTGTTCCTTCCCGTCGCCGGCGGCAATGCCGATTTCCTCGACTGGATCGCCGCCGAGACGGAAGGGTGA
- a CDS encoding ABC transporter permease, with protein MGSLAQAYGRPLASVIALIAAVWILALILVPLGAMLEQSLWWRDSKGDISLQIDRLYNEIATIQLDRENEADPAKQAAFDSALQQKQAEASTLEAQELDPPKTYGFANFTRMSALHLYIFVRTIFYALMVTALALVVCYPVAYVVALASGPRKAIILMVALIVPYAINELLRVYAWLMILDYRGVINGVLQWMGFIDLDAREWIPFLENPSAVFLAMIYTYVLFMVFPMVNTLETLDRNQIEAARDLGASTLRIHRRVIIPHAKPGIAVGCIMTFMLSAGSYSVPAIMTRGQGGDWFSQLVYRQFYESNNWNMGSAYAVSLLVVCTAFILIMMRLFGVGLRDIAK; from the coding sequence ATGGGTAGCCTGGCGCAAGCCTATGGCCGGCCGCTCGCCAGCGTCATCGCGCTGATCGCGGCGGTGTGGATTCTCGCCCTGATCCTTGTGCCGCTCGGCGCCATGCTGGAACAGTCGCTGTGGTGGCGGGACTCCAAGGGCGACATCTCGCTGCAGATCGACCGGCTCTACAACGAGATCGCGACGATCCAGCTCGACCGCGAGAACGAGGCCGACCCCGCGAAGCAGGCCGCCTTCGATAGCGCCCTCCAGCAGAAGCAGGCCGAGGCCAGCACGCTTGAAGCGCAGGAGTTGGACCCGCCCAAGACCTACGGCTTCGCCAACTTCACCCGCATGAGCGCCCTGCACCTCTACATCTTCGTGCGGACCATCTTCTATGCGCTGATGGTGACGGCGCTGGCGCTCGTGGTCTGCTACCCCGTCGCCTATGTGGTGGCGCTGGCCAGCGGCCCGCGCAAGGCGATCATCCTGATGGTCGCGCTCATCGTTCCCTATGCGATCAACGAATTGCTGCGCGTCTACGCCTGGCTGATGATCCTCGACTACCGGGGCGTCATCAACGGCGTGCTGCAATGGATGGGCTTCATCGATCTCGATGCGCGGGAGTGGATTCCCTTCCTCGAAAACCCCTCTGCCGTCTTCCTGGCGATGATCTACACCTATGTGCTGTTCATGGTGTTCCCGATGGTGAACACGCTGGAGACGCTCGACCGCAACCAGATCGAGGCCGCGCGCGATCTCGGCGCCTCGACGCTGCGCATCCATCGCCGGGTCATCATTCCGCACGCCAAGCCGGGCATCGCGGTCGGCTGCATCATGACCTTCATGCTGTCGGCCGGCTCCTACTCGGTGCCGGCGATCATGACACGCGGCCAGGGCGGCGACTGGTTCAGCCAGCTCGTCTACCGGCAGTTCTACGAGAGCAACAACTGGAACATGGGCTCGGCCTATGCGGTGTCGCTGCTCGTGGTGTGCACGGCCTTCATCCTCATCATGATGCGCCTGTTCGGCGTCGGGCTGAGGGATATCGCGAAATGA
- a CDS encoding ABC transporter permease, translating into MSTATESAGARLVMNIYIGIFVLYLFLPLAVMSAAAFNSFDYPSVTQWHGFTLKWFVALAHDERLLQGLVNSVLVALGVIVVSIPAGLSGALILTRLGQRSGTVLYSVLVSPVLTPGIILGISSLIFWREFGVPGGLFVAVMAQSSFIASYAMLLFLARLQRQDRTLEEAALDLGASHTLVFRRITLPFLAPTCFTAAVVAFLQSFENYNTTVFAIGGEWTLVTEIASRLRFGLSPVINVVGVIFVVLTLVAAVTYVLLKGKPRR; encoded by the coding sequence ATGAGCACCGCCACCGAGAGCGCCGGCGCCCGGCTGGTGATGAACATCTATATCGGCATCTTCGTGCTCTATCTCTTCCTGCCGCTGGCGGTGATGTCGGCGGCGGCGTTCAACTCCTTCGACTACCCGTCCGTCACGCAATGGCACGGCTTCACCCTGAAATGGTTCGTCGCGCTCGCGCATGACGAGCGTTTGCTGCAGGGGCTGGTCAATTCCGTGCTCGTCGCGCTGGGCGTCATCGTGGTGTCGATCCCCGCCGGTCTTTCGGGCGCGCTGATCCTCACCCGGCTCGGCCAGCGCTCCGGCACGGTGCTCTATTCGGTGCTGGTGTCGCCGGTGCTCACCCCGGGCATCATCCTGGGCATTTCCAGCCTGATCTTCTGGCGCGAATTCGGCGTGCCGGGCGGGCTGTTCGTCGCTGTCATGGCGCAGTCGAGCTTCATCGCCTCCTACGCCATGCTGCTCTTCCTCGCCCGGCTCCAGCGGCAGGACCGCACGCTGGAGGAGGCTGCCCTCGACCTCGGCGCCAGCCACACGCTGGTGTTCCGACGCATCACCCTGCCCTTCCTGGCGCCGACCTGCTTTACCGCCGCCGTCGTCGCCTTCCTGCAATCCTTCGAGAACTACAACACCACCGTCTTCGCCATTGGCGGCGAGTGGACGCTGGTGACGGAGATCGCCTCGCGGCTGCGCTTCGGCCTGTCGCCGGTGATCAATGTGGTGGGCGTGATCTTCGTCGTGCTGACGCTCGTCGCCGCTGTCACCTATGTGTTGCTCAAAGGCAAGCCGCGGCGTTAG
- a CDS encoding MBL fold metallo-hydrolase, with translation MPHLSRRHLMIGAGAVPLAAPLAGLLSSPAAAQTGSGQQVPGLYRYKVGAIEVTAVNDGVRTFPLPDGFVRNASRDQVNAALEAAFQPKDVMSIQFNPLLINNGGKLTLIDTGNGPQPGNATVGKLRANLAWAGVKPADIQTVVISHFHGDHINGLRAEDGGLAFPNAEIMVPEAEWAFWMDEGEESRAPDALKANFQNVKRVFKDIDSKVARFAWDKEVVPGLTAVDAAGHTPGHTAFVLASGEGKLFIQSDVTNTPILFAPNPDWQVQFDMDGAKAAQTRKRIYDMLAAERLQLTGYHYPFPATGFIRKSGDGYEAVPAVWRPVL, from the coding sequence ATGCCCCACCTGTCGCGCCGCCATTTGATGATCGGCGCCGGCGCGGTGCCGCTCGCCGCCCCGCTCGCGGGCCTTCTCTCCTCCCCCGCCGCCGCGCAGACCGGCTCCGGCCAGCAGGTGCCGGGCCTCTACCGCTACAAGGTCGGCGCCATCGAGGTGACGGCCGTGAACGACGGCGTCCGCACCTTCCCGCTGCCGGACGGCTTCGTGCGCAACGCCAGCCGCGATCAGGTCAATGCGGCGCTTGAGGCTGCCTTCCAGCCCAAGGATGTGATGAGCATCCAGTTCAACCCGCTGCTGATCAACAATGGCGGCAAGCTGACGCTGATCGACACCGGCAACGGCCCCCAGCCGGGCAATGCGACCGTCGGCAAGCTGCGCGCCAACCTCGCCTGGGCCGGGGTGAAGCCGGCCGACATCCAGACGGTGGTCATCTCCCATTTCCACGGCGACCACATCAACGGCCTGCGCGCCGAGGATGGCGGGCTCGCCTTCCCCAATGCCGAGATCATGGTGCCGGAAGCCGAATGGGCGTTCTGGATGGACGAGGGCGAGGAAAGCCGCGCGCCGGACGCGCTCAAGGCCAATTTCCAGAACGTGAAGCGGGTCTTCAAGGACATCGACAGCAAGGTCGCGCGCTTCGCATGGGACAAGGAGGTCGTCCCCGGCCTGACGGCGGTGGACGCGGCGGGACACACGCCCGGCCACACCGCCTTCGTGCTCGCCTCGGGCGAGGGCAAGCTGTTCATCCAGTCCGACGTCACCAACACGCCGATCCTGTTCGCGCCGAACCCGGACTGGCAGGTGCAGTTCGACATGGACGGCGCCAAGGCGGCGCAGACGCGCAAGCGCATCTACGACATGCTGGCCGCCGAGCGGCTCCAGCTCACCGGCTATCACTACCCCTTCCCCGCCACCGGCTTCATCCGCAAATCGGGCGACGGCTATGAGGCGGTTCCGGCGGTCTGGCGGCCGGTCCTCTAG
- a CDS encoding outer membrane beta-barrel protein, with product MRTNRLLACPVLAAALLLGAPAAQAGSTSIGGSYTTERAPDDFTETKSSDWQIDVAHTFDNKFSVSGAVKYYDTAGTSDYKFNAQLGVGYTYDFGAFSLTGGAGIGQHFIHSDDPSNFPYYYFTLAGAVPLNDKWTWNAFRLRYRNAFDNSNDYNTPEAAMGVTYSLNAHNSISLYIERDWSDGQPSYDAIEVGYRYKF from the coding sequence ATGCGTACAAACCGCCTCCTCGCCTGCCCCGTGCTCGCGGCCGCGCTGCTGCTCGGGGCCCCTGCGGCCCAGGCCGGCAGCACCAGCATCGGCGGCTCCTACACCACGGAGCGTGCGCCGGACGACTTCACCGAGACCAAGTCGTCCGACTGGCAGATCGACGTCGCGCACACCTTCGACAACAAGTTCAGCGTCTCCGGCGCGGTGAAGTACTACGACACCGCCGGCACGTCCGATTACAAGTTCAATGCCCAGCTCGGCGTCGGCTACACCTACGATTTCGGGGCGTTCTCGCTCACCGGGGGCGCCGGCATCGGCCAGCACTTCATCCACTCCGACGACCCCTCGAACTTCCCCTATTACTATTTCACCCTCGCCGGAGCGGTGCCGCTCAACGACAAGTGGACGTGGAACGCGTTCCGCCTGCGCTACCGCAACGCCTTCGACAACTCGAACGACTACAACACGCCCGAAGCGGCGATGGGCGTCACCTACAGTCTCAACGCCCATAACAGCATTTCGCTCTACATCGAACGCGACTGGAGCGACGGCCAGCCTTCCTATGACGCCATCGAGGTCGGCTACCGCTACAAGTTCTGA
- a CDS encoding DUF3297 family protein produces MADTLPDRLSSDPNSPFYNAELLERGVGIRFKGAEKTNVEEYCVSESWIRVSVGKAKDRAGNPMTVKLQGPVEPYLREVEGDS; encoded by the coding sequence ATGGCCGACACCCTTCCCGACCGCTTGTCGAGCGACCCGAACAGCCCCTTCTACAACGCCGAGCTTCTGGAGCGCGGCGTCGGCATCCGCTTCAAGGGCGCCGAGAAGACCAATGTCGAGGAATACTGCGTCAGCGAGAGCTGGATCCGCGTCTCCGTCGGCAAGGCCAAGGACCGCGCCGGCAACCCGATGACGGTGAAGCTTCAGGGCCCGGTCGAGCCCTATCTGCGCGAGGTTGAAGGCGACAGCTGA
- a CDS encoding NAD kinase: protein MNEVARPAGQSSVEADSPRAYGRIAFVASEAPDALLAQAQLVGRYGNVAPEEADVVVALGGDGFMLQTLHRFRDSGTPIYGMNRGSIGFLMNSFREEDLPARLAAAQRVVIHPLMMEATDVNGRQHRAWAFNEVSLIRQSYQAAKLRIAIDGKMRMEELICDGVLVATPAGSTAYNLSAQGPILPIGTPLLAVTPISAFRPRRWRGALVPDRARVDIAVLEFEKRPVNATADHFQVLSVVAVRARLDQSSSMTMLVDRDHSIEERILAEQFG from the coding sequence ATGAACGAAGTCGCCCGCCCCGCCGGTCAGAGCAGCGTGGAAGCCGACTCCCCGCGAGCATATGGCCGAATCGCCTTCGTCGCGAGCGAGGCGCCCGACGCCCTGCTGGCGCAGGCCCAGCTTGTCGGGCGCTATGGCAATGTCGCGCCCGAGGAGGCCGACGTCGTGGTCGCTCTGGGCGGCGACGGCTTCATGCTGCAGACGCTGCACCGCTTCCGCGACAGCGGCACCCCGATCTACGGGATGAATCGCGGCTCCATCGGCTTCCTGATGAACAGTTTCCGCGAGGAGGACCTGCCGGCACGGCTGGCGGCGGCGCAGCGCGTCGTCATCCACCCGCTGATGATGGAGGCGACCGACGTCAACGGCCGGCAGCATCGCGCCTGGGCGTTCAACGAGGTCTCGCTCATCCGCCAGTCCTATCAGGCGGCGAAGCTGCGCATCGCCATCGACGGCAAGATGCGCATGGAAGAGCTGATCTGCGACGGCGTTCTGGTCGCCACCCCGGCCGGCTCGACCGCCTATAACCTCTCCGCGCAGGGGCCTATTCTGCCCATCGGCACGCCGCTGCTGGCGGTTACGCCGATTTCCGCCTTCCGCCCGCGACGCTGGCGCGGCGCGCTGGTGCCGGACCGCGCGCGGGTCGACATCGCGGTGCTGGAATTCGAGAAGCGGCCGGTGAACGCGACCGCCGACCACTTCCAAGTGCTGAGCGTGGTGGCGGTGCGTGCCCGGCTCGACCAGTCCTCGTCCATGACGATGCTGGTCGACCGCGACCATTCCATCGAGGAACGCATCCTCGCCGAGCAGTTCGGCTGA
- a CDS encoding TerC family protein, whose protein sequence is MDYLMELAASPAAWAALVTLVAMEVVLGIDNLLFISILTNKLPEDIRPRARKIGIGLALIMRLGLLSTVAIIVTLVEPVFSVFGHPFSWRDIILIAGGLFLVWKATKEIHHSMAPHDEQEAAMGGALQVSFSAAIVQILILDLVFSVDSIITAVGMTEHIPIMVIAVVFAVLTMLFAAGPLANFINRNPSIVMLALGFLLLIGTTLIAEGFGAHVSKGYIYTAMAFSAAVEGLNMIQRRRRPASH, encoded by the coding sequence GTGGACTATTTGATGGAACTTGCCGCCAGTCCGGCGGCCTGGGCAGCGCTTGTCACTCTGGTGGCGATGGAAGTCGTGCTCGGCATCGACAACCTGCTGTTCATCTCGATTCTCACCAACAAGCTTCCGGAGGACATCCGGCCGCGTGCGCGCAAGATCGGCATCGGGCTGGCGCTGATCATGCGTCTGGGCCTGCTCAGCACGGTGGCCATCATCGTGACGCTGGTCGAGCCGGTATTCTCCGTGTTCGGCCATCCCTTCTCCTGGCGCGACATCATCCTGATCGCGGGCGGCCTGTTCCTGGTGTGGAAGGCGACCAAGGAAATCCACCACAGCATGGCGCCGCATGACGAGCAGGAAGCTGCGATGGGCGGGGCGCTGCAGGTGAGCTTCAGCGCCGCCATCGTGCAGATCCTGATCCTCGACCTCGTCTTCTCGGTCGACAGCATCATCACGGCGGTGGGCATGACCGAGCACATCCCGATCATGGTGATCGCGGTGGTCTTCGCGGTGCTGACCATGCTGTTCGCGGCGGGTCCGCTGGCGAACTTCATCAACCGCAACCCGTCCATCGTGATGCTGGCGCTCGGCTTCCTGCTGCTGATCGGCACCACGCTGATCGCGGAAGGCTTCGGCGCCCATGTCTCGAAGGGCTACATCTACACCGCCATGGCGTTCTCGGCGGCGGTGGAAGGCCTCAACATGATCCAGCGCCGGCGCCGGCCGGCCTCGCACTGA